From a single Mycobacteriales bacterium genomic region:
- a CDS encoding ABC-2 family transporter protein translates to MSRLTGLPGLYATVMKAAVQTQLQYRTANYAYMLGMVAEPVVYLVVWSSVANTHGGSVDGITAGDFAAYYIVWTLVRNMNIVLTPYAWEDRIQRGELSGRLLQPVHPIHFDLAFFAGWKVVVVVLWVPIALVLSLAFRPTFHISALDVVVFVVAIWGAYLIRSMLLWVLGMITFWTTRVSAIYDTYFTAELLLSGRLVPLALLPAWATGLANVLPFKYTFGYPIEVLAGSLSTRSLLIGLGLQAVWVAAGTLLVAVVWRAGIRRYGAVGA, encoded by the coding sequence GTGAGCCGGCTCACCGGGCTGCCGGGGCTCTACGCCACGGTGATGAAGGCCGCGGTGCAGACCCAGCTCCAGTACCGGACCGCGAACTACGCGTACATGCTCGGGATGGTCGCCGAGCCGGTCGTCTACCTGGTCGTCTGGTCCTCGGTCGCGAACACGCACGGCGGGTCCGTCGACGGCATCACGGCCGGGGACTTCGCGGCGTACTACATCGTCTGGACGCTCGTCCGGAACATGAACATCGTGCTCACGCCGTACGCGTGGGAGGACCGGATCCAGCGGGGTGAGCTGTCCGGACGACTGCTGCAGCCTGTCCACCCGATCCACTTCGACCTGGCCTTCTTCGCCGGCTGGAAGGTCGTCGTGGTCGTGCTCTGGGTGCCGATCGCGCTCGTGCTGTCCCTGGCGTTCCGGCCGACCTTCCACATCAGCGCGCTCGACGTGGTCGTGTTCGTGGTCGCGATCTGGGGCGCGTACCTGATCCGGTCGATGCTGCTCTGGGTGCTCGGCATGATCACGTTCTGGACCACCCGGGTCAGCGCGATCTACGACACGTACTTCACCGCCGAGCTGCTGCTGTCCGGCCGGCTGGTGCCGCTGGCGCTGCTGCCGGCCTGGGCGACCGGCCTGGCGAACGTGCTGCCGTTCAAGTACACGTTCGGCTATCCGATCGAGGTGCTGGCGGGGTCGCTGTCCACCCGCTCGCTGCTGATCGGGCTGGGCCTGCAGGCGGTCTGGGTCGCGGCCGGGACGCTGCTGGTGGCGGTGGTCTGGCGGGCCGGCATCCGCCGGTACGGGGCGGTGGGCGCGTGA